Part of the Flagellimonas eckloniae genome, ATGTGTTTTCTGTACCCCCGGGGATATCTTTAAGGTCCTGATCAGTTTTAGTATACGCTGCGTTTAGGCCAACGGATAGTATTGCATTATCATCAGAATCCATATAGAGATTCTTTCTCACTTCCATTTCTATTCCATATACATCCGCTTGGTCCCCAGTTCTAAAATAACGTTGGGTTCCTGTAGCATCCGCAGCAACTACCCTGTTTACAGGGTCTTTGATTGTTTTTGCAAATGCGGCTATGGAAATTATTTCCCCACGCTCTAAAAACCACTCATATTTTAGGTCATAGTTGAATATATCCGAGTAAGTTGGTCCATTTCCATCTAAACCGCCCAAGAGGTCTGGGTTACCACCTATACGCTGTGTTACGGATTCATACACAAAGGGTGCAACTTCTTTAAATTCTGGAAAGGATGCTGTTTTACTAAAACCAAGTCTAAGATTGGAATTGTCATTTAGGGCATAACGAACATTTAAACTTGGCAGGAAGATATTCTCATATACATCCCTGAACCCCGGATCCGTGGCGCTAATGTTGATTACATCATATTCAACCTTTTGACTATATGATTCTGCTCTGATACCAGGTATAACACTTAATTTTTCACTAAGTTCTAGTTCGGCTGTTGCATAAACCGCGTGAATGCCAAGATTTCCTTTATATGTGTTCTCAGCTAATCCAGGTCTGTTTCGATTGCCAATGTCATTATTTATTGGGTTTAAGACGAGCAAATCCCATAAACCTTCACCAGCTGGAATATTGATATTACTTACATCAAATATGGTATTAAAATCAGTGACATCTGTAACTGGCGTGTTATTCCTGTCCTGAATTTCATATCCATAGCGTATACTATTAAATCTACGTTCTTTTCTTCGGCCGTTGTATCCAAAGTTAAATTTTACCTTTTCTGATACTTGATAACCTAAATTGATAAAACTATTTAATTCATCATCTTCAATACTTTGAAAAAACCGCTGGTTGTCAAATGGAATATTGGTGTAAAATACTGGATTTGTTGAATCATCGCCATCCAATGCAAGTTGGTAGTTCTCCAATGTAATCCTTTTTCTATCTGGTTCATCAGAAAAGACTTTATTAAAGCCTGTTCCCCAATCCAAAGACAATTTTTCATTAAAAATGTGCTGTCCCGTCAACTGGTTTACAAAAATCATATCTTGGTTAAACTGAACGTTCATTACATAAAATCCTTCATCAGTGGTAATGATTGCATCCCTGTTTGTACCCAACCCATTGACTCCATAGAAACCAACTGCATCGGTAGAACTGTTTATAAACAGGGAACTATATTTAACTTTGTGTTCATTGTTTATTTTATAGGTGATATTGCCCAAAGCAGTAGTGTTCGTAGTATAGGCAAACTCTTTTACATTGGGAAAATCTACTTTTAAAACGTTTGTGAAATCTCTGGCTGGACCCTCCCATAACTCATAACCATTGTTAAAGCTTGCTGCTGCAAAAAAACTTAGTCTGGATTTGTCGTCATTAAAATTGAAAGAATAACCACCTTCACCGGCCAGGGATAAATTTATAGGGCTCCATGCGTCTTGAGGGTCAACACCATGGGACAATACAATAGCAAAAGGATCATTATCATATCTGTTGTAGAACCCAAAATTGCTTGGTCCTTCACTGCGCACAAAATCTTCACCTGAAGCATTGGTATTTATACCACTTCCAACGGAAATTTCAAAATAGCCATTTCCAGTATATTCCTTGGAATCAACATTTACATTCCCTGCAGCAAAATCACCATAAAAGGTTGGGCTATATGCTTTACTTACAGATACATTTTCTATAATACTGGAAGAAAATAAATCAAGGTCAATATTCTTTTTGCTGACATCATTAGAAGGAAGCGAAAGCCCATTCATTGTTGTATTTTGGTAGCGATCTCCCAAGCCCCTTACATAAACATTACTAGAACCTTGTTGTTTGGAAATACCAGAAATTTGCGCAACCGCTGCCGCCGCATCGTCAATACCTTTAAGGGTTAAGGCTTCGGCACTAATTGCTTCTTGAATTACCAAAGCATTTTTCTGTTGTAGTAAAAGTGCGACTTCGGAATCCTTTCTAGCGGTTGTTGTTACCACAACCTCATCCAAACCCACGCTGCTTGCGCCCAAACCAGCATTTATTTCAGTAACCTTTCCAGTTTCAACAAGAACATTGGGAACCTCAAGCGTTTCATATCCCAAGAAACTAAATACCAAGGTGTATGTACCAGGCTCAACATTGGTAATTTCAAATAGACCGTCAAAGTCTGAAGTTGTGCCATTTGTTGTTCCTTTTATTATAACGTTGGCAAAAGGTAATGGGTCATTGTTGAGTTCTTTATCCGTTAACTTACCTACAATGCTACCGT contains:
- a CDS encoding TonB-dependent receptor gives rise to the protein MKTYLILLFSFFTLAGFAQENGSIVGKLTDKELNNDPLPFANVIIKGTTNGTTSDFDGLFEITNVEPGTYTLVFSFLGYETLEVPNVLVETGKVTEINAGLGASSVGLDEVVVTTTARKDSEVALLLQQKNALVIQEAISAEALTLKGIDDAAAAVAQISGISKQQGSSNVYVRGLGDRYQNTTMNGLSLPSNDVSKKNIDLDLFSSSIIENVSVSKAYSPTFYGDFAAGNVNVDSKEYTGNGYFEISVGSGINTNASGEDFVRSEGPSNFGFYNRYDNDPFAIVLSHGVDPQDAWSPINLSLAGEGGYSFNFNDDKSRLSFFAAASFNNGYELWEGPARDFTNVLKVDFPNVKEFAYTTNTTALGNITYKINNEHKVKYSSLFINSSTDAVGFYGVNGLGTNRDAIITTDEGFYVMNVQFNQDMIFVNQLTGQHIFNEKLSLDWGTGFNKVFSDEPDRKRITLENYQLALDGDDSTNPVFYTNIPFDNQRFFQSIEDDELNSFINLGYQVSEKVKFNFGYNGRRKERRFNSIRYGYEIQDRNNTPVTDVTDFNTIFDVSNINIPAGEGLWDLLVLNPINNDIGNRNRPGLAENTYKGNLGIHAVYATAELELSEKLSVIPGIRAESYSQKVEYDVINISATDPGFRDVYENIFLPSLNVRYALNDNSNLRLGFSKTASFPEFKEVAPFVYESVTQRIGGNPDLLGGLDGNGPTYSDIFNYDLKYEWFLERGEIISIAAFAKTIKDPVNRVVAADATGTQRYFRTGDQADVYGIEMEVRKNLYMDSDDNAILSVGLNAAYTKTDQDLKDIPGGTENTFGTAFDRDSDELEGASPFIINTDLNYSPVFGNYKPKATIAFSYFSDRIFSLGSGSLGNIVEKAVPTLNFVLKNSFGEHFEANLTAKNILDPDISFIREGTDIGDIVIREYNLGVNIGLTLKYKF